The Pseudoalteromonas spongiae UST010723-006 genome window below encodes:
- a CDS encoding TonB-dependent receptor — protein sequence MTKANINSSKHACLRSLSAVSGAVLLALATPTFANQQENGEKKAELERIQVTARKTVENLQQVPVAVTSIGATELAEKGIAELIEVQQFSPNTTLQRSRGTNSTITAFIRGVGQQDPLWGYEPGVGIYIDDVYLARPQGAVLDLLDVERVEVLRGPQGTLYGKNTIGGAIKYVTKEMSGDPTFNVSASVGSYNQRDIKLTGQYPLIQDTLYVGVGYANLNRDGFGEYLQSDLPNQDTENYNKEVEAARVTLEWHANDDLFFRLNWDKTDDTSNAKGGYRLLPSLLTDAPVPNSVYDSYTSLPTWNKVELEGYSLLANWDLTDATSVKYVASKRESYSPTNIDFDNTPLRIFDVPAVYDDNQTSHELQLNHAGENYKLVSGLYYYDGESCGQFEAILEVLGNAISLPSLTREVSGCNNSSSKAAYIQGSYYFNQQWSATLGARYTQDEKEANVSNGLVYETVYPYSGWIPGYVRPAGDLVPEVLNDNEDWSRFTPRLGVEYQHSDDMMFFASYAQGFKSGTYNPRATTAEPAANPEIVDSFELGMKSEWNNNLRANITLFSLLHKDRQYISILPGETSADLNQRLGNIGRSESQGIEAEFTYVATDNLNFNASLGYIDAEFTEVIDTNPETGEEFDKSEFFDIANTPDLTFNLGFDYSIESTFGDFVVNGNYYHRGDYVLFEEASLLSQDAYGLVNLGVTWYSNDGHWSASLAGKNLTDEEYLVGGYQFVTPDPTDPTDTSKYTPGLGGDNTLIGYYGDPRTVTLTVNYRF from the coding sequence ATGACCAAGGCAAATATCAACAGCAGCAAACACGCTTGCCTGCGCTCACTGTCTGCAGTAAGTGGTGCTGTATTACTGGCATTAGCAACCCCTACATTTGCAAATCAACAGGAAAACGGCGAGAAAAAAGCAGAGCTTGAGCGCATTCAAGTAACCGCGCGTAAAACCGTCGAAAACTTACAACAAGTGCCAGTGGCTGTTACCTCAATAGGTGCAACCGAGCTTGCCGAAAAAGGCATTGCTGAACTGATTGAAGTACAGCAGTTTTCACCAAATACCACGCTACAACGCAGCCGCGGCACAAACTCAACCATTACGGCGTTTATTCGTGGTGTAGGCCAGCAAGACCCCCTTTGGGGTTATGAACCAGGTGTGGGCATTTATATTGATGATGTATATTTAGCGCGCCCGCAAGGTGCCGTGCTCGATTTACTTGATGTTGAACGCGTTGAAGTATTACGCGGTCCGCAAGGCACACTGTATGGCAAAAACACCATAGGTGGCGCCATTAAGTACGTAACCAAAGAGATGTCGGGCGACCCAACATTTAACGTATCGGCAAGCGTAGGTAGCTATAACCAGCGCGATATTAAACTCACAGGTCAATACCCACTTATTCAAGATACCCTTTATGTTGGCGTTGGTTATGCCAATTTAAACCGCGATGGGTTTGGTGAATATTTACAATCAGACTTACCAAATCAAGATACCGAAAACTACAACAAAGAAGTGGAAGCAGCTCGCGTTACACTCGAATGGCATGCCAATGACGATTTATTCTTCCGCTTAAATTGGGATAAAACTGACGATACATCAAACGCCAAAGGTGGCTACCGTTTACTGCCGAGTTTATTAACCGATGCGCCAGTGCCAAATAGCGTATACGACTCGTACACCAGCTTACCAACCTGGAACAAAGTAGAACTTGAAGGCTATAGCCTACTTGCTAACTGGGACTTAACAGATGCCACCAGCGTAAAATACGTTGCATCTAAGCGTGAAAGCTATTCACCAACTAATATCGACTTTGATAATACACCGCTTCGCATTTTTGATGTACCAGCTGTGTATGACGACAATCAAACCAGCCATGAATTACAACTGAACCACGCAGGTGAAAACTACAAATTGGTGTCGGGCCTTTATTACTATGATGGCGAATCATGCGGCCAGTTTGAAGCCATTTTAGAAGTGCTAGGCAATGCGATTTCATTACCAAGCTTAACCCGTGAAGTGTCGGGTTGTAACAACTCATCAAGTAAAGCCGCTTATATTCAAGGCAGCTATTACTTTAACCAGCAGTGGTCGGCAACCCTTGGTGCCCGTTATACCCAAGATGAAAAAGAAGCCAATGTTAGCAACGGTTTAGTCTATGAAACGGTTTATCCGTATTCGGGCTGGATCCCAGGTTATGTTCGCCCAGCAGGCGATTTAGTGCCAGAAGTACTGAACGATAACGAAGATTGGTCACGTTTTACGCCACGCCTTGGTGTGGAATATCAACATTCAGATGACATGATGTTCTTTGCAAGCTACGCACAAGGATTTAAGTCAGGTACTTATAACCCGCGTGCAACAACCGCAGAGCCCGCTGCCAACCCTGAGATTGTAGACTCGTTTGAACTGGGTATGAAAAGCGAGTGGAACAATAACCTGCGCGCCAATATCACCTTGTTCTCATTGCTGCATAAAGACCGCCAGTATATTTCGATTTTACCGGGCGAAACCTCAGCCGATCTTAACCAGCGCCTTGGCAATATTGGCCGCTCAGAGTCGCAAGGTATTGAAGCTGAATTTACCTATGTTGCTACTGACAACCTTAATTTTAATGCCTCGCTTGGTTATATCGATGCTGAATTTACTGAGGTGATCGACACCAACCCAGAAACGGGCGAAGAGTTTGATAAATCTGAATTCTTTGATATCGCTAACACCCCAGATTTAACCTTTAACCTAGGATTTGATTATTCAATTGAATCAACATTTGGTGACTTTGTAGTAAACGGTAACTACTACCACCGCGGCGATTACGTGCTGTTTGAAGAAGCCAGCCTGCTTTCGCAAGATGCCTACGGTTTAGTGAATTTGGGTGTGACTTGGTACTCGAATGATGGCCACTGGAGTGCATCACTAGCGGGTAAAAACCTCACCGACGAAGAATACCTGGTTGGTGGCTACCAATTTGTCACCCCTGATCCTACCGACCCAACGGATACAAGCAAATATACGCCAGGGTTAGGTGGTGACAATACTTTGATTGGTTATTACGGCGACCCGCGTACCGTTACGCTCACCGTTAATTACCGCTTTTGA
- a CDS encoding GntP family permease: protein MLSMLGLIGGLALLIVLTLRGMNLFIAAPACALIVALTSNLAIFPSAGADNFIQGYMNGFANFVSAWFFMFLLGSLFGKFMEDTGAADSVARYIVDKLGMKHAVLAIVIACAVLTYGGVSVFIVAFSVYPMALSLFKDANLPRRFIPATLAFGSVTFTMTSAGSPEIQNWIPIKYLGTSPYAAWEVSLVVAIFMACFGYWWLKKMIGKAVANGEQFEARDDDPEIPERDYPHPVTGLIPLLVVLALSFILHDSLQQAALIVALLGGVLSIVVINFKHFHNLAKATTEGTNGALIAIGNTAAVVGFGAIAKSSEAFTVAVDLMTQIPGNELIGAAVAVSVIAGLTGSASGGQAIALPLVAPHYLDAGVNPEQLHRVVSISSGALDTLPHNGYVVTTIRAICKETHQAAYWSMAALSAVVPLLGVVLALCLFIWF from the coding sequence ATGTTAAGTATGCTTGGCCTGATTGGTGGTCTGGCGCTTTTGATTGTATTAACGCTGCGCGGTATGAATTTATTTATTGCCGCGCCAGCATGTGCACTCATTGTGGCGCTCACCAGTAATTTGGCGATTTTTCCAAGCGCTGGCGCTGATAACTTTATTCAAGGCTATATGAATGGCTTTGCTAATTTTGTTAGTGCATGGTTTTTTATGTTTTTGCTTGGCAGTTTGTTTGGCAAATTTATGGAAGACACCGGCGCTGCCGACAGTGTAGCTCGTTATATTGTTGATAAACTAGGTATGAAGCACGCGGTATTGGCAATTGTCATTGCGTGTGCCGTATTAACTTATGGCGGTGTTAGCGTGTTTATTGTGGCGTTTTCGGTGTATCCAATGGCGCTGTCGCTATTTAAAGATGCCAATTTACCGCGCCGTTTTATTCCAGCTACGCTGGCATTTGGTTCGGTTACCTTCACCATGACATCCGCAGGTTCGCCTGAAATTCAAAACTGGATCCCCATCAAGTATTTAGGCACTTCGCCTTATGCTGCGTGGGAAGTGAGCCTAGTTGTAGCGATTTTTATGGCGTGTTTTGGCTACTGGTGGCTGAAAAAAATGATTGGCAAAGCAGTGGCTAATGGTGAGCAATTTGAAGCGCGCGATGACGATCCAGAAATCCCCGAGCGTGATTACCCGCACCCAGTAACGGGGCTTATTCCGCTATTAGTGGTGTTGGCACTGTCATTTATTTTGCACGACAGCTTACAGCAGGCGGCATTGATTGTGGCGTTATTAGGTGGGGTATTGTCAATTGTGGTGATTAACTTTAAACACTTTCACAATCTTGCCAAAGCCACCACCGAAGGCACTAATGGCGCACTGATTGCGATTGGTAATACCGCCGCTGTTGTGGGGTTTGGTGCCATTGCTAAATCGTCTGAAGCGTTTACCGTGGCAGTTGATTTAATGACGCAAATTCCAGGCAACGAGCTGATTGGTGCTGCGGTAGCGGTCAGTGTGATTGCGGGGTTAACGGGCTCAGCCTCCGGCGGGCAAGCCATTGCGCTGCCATTAGTAGCGCCGCACTATTTAGATGCAGGGGTCAACCCTGAACAATTACACCGTGTGGTGTCAATTTCGTCGGGTGCGCTCGATACCTTGCCACACAATGGGTATGTGGTAACTACCATTCGCGCAATTTGTAAAGAAACCCATCAGGCGGCATATTGGTCTATGGCGGCATTAAGTGCGGTGGTACCGTTACTTGGCGTTGTGTTGGCGTTGTGTTTGTTTATTTGGTTTTAA